GCCATCCCTTGTTTTGTAACCAGCCTTATTGCCTGGAAGAGGTAAGaacaaatcttttaaattttcttttatagcaacaatttcaaagaataGAATTCGATAATGCAAATTGGTtcaaagaaattgcaaataacataccttacaaattttttattaaattctatttcagcATAaggcaaaaatatttgtccaCGGTTAATGCGGCTGAAATGATCACCGACGAAGAATCAAATgacgaagataaaaatgagcaattcgatgaaatacaagaagataaaaggaaaaagaagaaaaagaaaattggttTTCGTGATCGAAAGGTtagtaattacataattatttacgtCCAACtaaatagtttattattaaaccgaaattgtttaaaaaatggatGATTAATGTatagttaaaatttcaaaatgtttgcatattaaaaattttcaaaattgttaattatacaaaaagttttatatacatatagtatagtatgatatagtataaaatatattgtggtagaacgttataaaCACAATGGATTTCGGTATAACGCGGGGGATACATTCCTCATTATAGAGATACGGGTTATACGGGGGGCGACTGTACTatcaaatgtattatatatgtaattaaataagatTATAGTACTTTgagatttaatagaaaatttaattatttcaatcatGACAAAACTATCGTATATTCAAGGTCTATATTTGCTTTTTTACATCATTTTAACTATCATGatttagttataaatatttgttatgtaTTATCGTTTCCAAATAACGCATATTTGCAGATTATAGAGTACGAAAATCGTTTGAGAGCGTATTCGACGCCTGACAAAATTTTTCGTTACTTCGCGACCGTAAAAATGTCGAGTTTAGAAGGTAGCGAAGTTTATATGACTCCAGATGACTTCATCAGGTCAATTACTCCTGGCATGAAACAACCAGAtggtattataattttatttgtagttTATCTTTcacaataatttctttttacatctttttattacttttgttataacttatctatatttattttcattttatcttattaaagCCTGTCTTTTATGTTGAATGAATTTAACACTATAATAACATAGACTATAATTTTTGTACTCTTACTAATATCAGATCAGATTTAATTAgccatttctttatttactaacattttcataatacgctaacaattttaattttccaaaactggaaattgcttttaaaaaaGCGAATTTGAAGCTAATCAGTACTACTTCTGTCAATAACAGAAATACAGTGAATTGCTGTCAAAAGTATATCACAAACGATTGCGAACGTAGCATATTTAAAGTTGGCACACTATTAGTATTAAAGAGTTAATATTATACAGAGTTTCCATTAATCATAATAGAATTGACAAGGGACGATTCTACGTGAAGAAATAAGTTgagaatatagaataaaaatttttcatatgactctttgtttttaagaaaatcgggtttgaaaatttgtcaagtatgTACACTTAAACGTGGATAATTTCGAAGTAAACagagaataatgaaaatgtggttctacgtgtaaaaataagtcgaaaatgtagaatacaattttttcatcggATGCTTAATTTGTGAAaagattaatttgaaaaatttaccaagTGCATGTATATCAGATTttatgcaataaataataaataccatcgataatttttattatgtaaaacacacaatataaattaaaatagagtacctcaaaattaaataatataatccaAACTTTTTTTGAATTATCTGTGACCTTCTTAATTAAAGATTAGTAAAATGTTGCTAATGTTATATTGAGTTGAATTTTACACGACCTCAccgaaatttattattgattaaaCTATATTTCAAACTGAATGTTATAATCTTCATAATATCATCATATTATATTCCtgttaaatatatgaaaaattatttcttacacAGATAATAGAGTACGAAAATCGTATAAGACACTATTCTACTCCTGACaaagtatttcgttattttgcTACTCTGCAAGTGGTGAACAACGACATCCATGAAATCTTCATGACACCTGATGACTTTTTAAGATCAATAACGCCTGGTATCAAACAGCCGGAcggtaatttttcaataaaatcgaattattgtatatgtataaatgtcCGTAGAACACTCCATACTCGATGTAAATGGTGGatacattttctattcaaTAAATAGCCTTCCCGTTTACTCTGTTATGATGCTTTCTGCAAGTTATTCCAAAGTACATACTACTAAATGacacaaaatttaatatacttggaccttattaattaatatgtaaatgctacattaataaatacaataatgtacaaatgtcttttgtagccactgtatatagacatatttatatattaaatgcaTGCAACAATATATCTTTCTATGTAAtttgtatcgtaataaatGACTTCTTTTTATCTACAGACTCCATTTTTCGATCTAATGTgttttaatgatatatttattttcaggaCTTGGGTTGGACAAATATAAACGTTACGATCCTAAGGTAAGCTTAAATTCagtttttcgataaaaaaaagttcgTCAAAGAAAAGTAAACGTTAGTTCCTATGTTTCAAGTAAGATATAACTTCTACACTTACAATTGCTTATTGTggtacaatatttattattctgataattctatgattttttcattattagttacttaatatcttaatatttttaattgtaaatgatAGTTGatacttaatatatatataataaaataaaatgtatttaatattataattacgagtatgtatatatttttatagaatattcaCACAAAGTTAGAACTGGCTTTAGATGAAGATAGCATCTTTTACAAACTTGGAAGTGCTGGTTTAATTAGTTTCTCCGATTATATATTCTTGCTCACCGTATTATCCAGTAAGTTATcgctattaattttatatttttacttgaacatcaattaatcaaatattttatatcaagaAATGTTTCTGTAGCTTCTAGGAGACATTTCGAAATCGCCTTCAGAATGTTTGATTTTAATGGCGATGGTGACGTTGATTCTGAGGAATTTGGAAAAGTCGCTACTTTAATTCGACAACAAACCAGTATCGGAAATCGACATCGCGATCACGTTACCACTGGTAATATGTTTAAGGTACTAAAGTTTATTGTTGTCTTGAATATCTGTAATATTAGTGTAAGTTACTGTAATCATTTTCATGTCATCCCTGAAAATGATTTTAGTAATTATACAAAACGaacaaagtaatataaaaacttACAAGGAAAGTTACAGAATCCGGTAATACAAACTTATTTATATAGGATGTTCCAGTAATCATAGTATAATTGGCAATGATGATCCTATGTGAAAAAAATCGGAgacgataatatttatttcaattataattttctatcatatAACCAATACATCTACAATTTTCAGGGTGTTAATTCAGCATTGACTACATATTTCTTCGGTCAAAACATGAAAGGGAAGTTGACCattgagaaatttttagaGTTTCAACAGCAATTGCAAACAGAAATACTTAGTTTAGAGGTCAGTTTTACAATACttcattatacattattttattttgaaaaagtataaattgtTATAGTTCGAGCGAAGAAATCCTGATGAAAATGGTCGAATAACTGAAGTAGATTTCACAGAATTATTGCTTGCATATGCTGGATATCCTGACAAAAAAAAGGCAAAGATTAGGAAAACTGTAAAAAAGcggtatacatatatatatatacatatatatatttataattaatgtaaatataatttctacataaaaagtgaaatatttcaataatgtattttattttttcagctTTAAGGATAATCCAAAGGGAATAGACAAAGACGAATATCTGaagttttttcattttttaaataatatcaatgatGTGGATACAGCACTGACATTTTATCATATTGCTGGAGCATCAATTGATCCAGGTCTtccattaatattaaaaaataatatttttgtcataaattaaattctattctttctattttttaaattaaatctcTCTAACTTTATATCTTTTACAGCTACCCTAAAACATGTAGCAAAAACAGTGGCTCATATTGATCTGAGTGACCATGTAATACAAGTGgtttacattatttttgaCGAAAATAGTTAGTTgattataatatctataatattaaataatttaatgtttgatattttacatactgttactaaaattttataaataatataagtctttatattttaatatataacaaatttagcTTTATATTGTTAGACATATTATGTAAAAGTTTCTATTGAGTAAGAAGTAATGTATGTTATGATATTTCTGCGTAGATACTAACATTCTCCTTAATATAAAGTACAAAACATTCTGTACATTATAAGattgattaattttgaagtaatcataattttttttgtttatttctagTGGACGGCCAATTGAGTAACAAAGAATTTGTTGCTGTAATGAAAAATAGGGTTCTAAGAGGATTAGAGAAGTCAAAAGATACTGGTTTTGTCAAGCTAATCGAATCAATggtaaaatgtttaaaaatcaGTTATAATATgcattttgataattaaagcAAAATTACGAGGTTTCTggcttttttataatatacgtttaaaatggaattaattatttatttatctcatTCAGAATTTATCATTACTAATCGCTATTCAGtaagaaataaacataatGTATGAGAAAAACTGTTACATACATACTTCTTTTAATATCTcctataatatctttttttatatatctaatatgtaaaacaaatatattactttatggTAAACTAAAATGTTTTGTTCAATTAGTTGCATGTATTAACTCATTAggtcaattattaaaaacaatgcTACAGTATTGAGAGTTTTATTTCTTGCACCTTTCACAGCAcagtttatattttcgaacgaGTTAGATCATCCTTCCACCCCTGTTTTCATCTCGTTGATTTATGATTTGTCTGAATCTACGAAAGTTGTTTGGAtacttattttcttcttttggcAGCATTGGTGGTAGGAGAAACGGAATTTAGAAATCTCCTGTTTTCCTAGACTTATCTCGAATTAACTAAGTGAGATATATTCAtccatatacatacaatatacgtatatccaACGATAAGTATCATTACATAATGTATCGATCTCTGTACTTTCTGCAAGGATACTTACGTTGATACCATTTCATAGAACATGAGTTGCGTTTTATAAATAGAGTTGATAGAGGGAGATTTAAATTACATCTATTGTTATGTCACttcgaataattaaagttaaaatatctcctAAACTAAtggttttttttatataaattggctcatatttttttatacagaattacgagctagaaagaaaacaaacttGATCTGCATATGTCTTCAATGCATCCTGTTATAAACAAAAACTAATCACGCCGAATTATGCCTTCCTTGAaaccattcaatttttacgtgaaacatttttcactaAAATCATTACTTACGCAGTAATCGAAGCGATCCCAGTCATTTGCTCCatactgtatatataatgaggaattactttcatttcaaaattaagtacaataaaaatttatttagttacataaaactaaataaagtttgcaaattaattacatatatatctaatttcgttattattatagtaatttataacattaataaaagttttagaACAAAGAGTTGCCTTATGGTTCTTAAATCTCGAATTTcctataattttccattactTAAAAAAGGCCTTTGCACTTAAGATAGGTGAAATATAGGttgcaaaaatttcattgtatagTCATCTTATGATTTGTACTGGTATATCTtatctaaaataattacttttgtgTATGATCTTGATATGCTCAAAACCTCTACTTTTCTAAaggaataaacaaatattaaggtaatatataaaaattgaagcaATATTAAGTATTTAGGAATGACTGACAACTACTCTTTGTATGTAATGtgaaattccatttcattttcatttaatagaatgtattcattttgttctaaaATCGTGTTCTATGAGTTACGTATATTCACATGAAATTTGTTTGTACATTTCTAcaattcgtaaaaaaaaattatttccttgtaaacAATGTGTCATTAGCTTTGTTAATTCGAGATTAgcctatacatatacatatatacacgtacatcATACACGcatgtatacatacgtacgtacattCATTCACAGTACATCTCATTAAATATAAGTGCAACATTCTCTTATCAATAAtatgagaaagaaatatgcTGGCAATTGCTAAATCATTCAGTTGCATAACTAACATGTTACATTATGTATCGTGACTCGCGATAATGATAATTGAATAGAGAAATgctattttttcttaattaaatattctgaaatgtAATGTTTCATccgaatttaaaattttcgtaCATCATTTTTCCGTGAAcattaaatatgttaataaaacgattatctttttcacagaaaatttgttgtaatttagaatattaataaaaagttaataactTAGAAAGATTTAACaacacaaaaaattaattcttatttgcaaattttttgtatggaataaatatgaatgttatatagtaattagaATAACAATTGTGTCAAcatcaatatgtaattttttgtaaGATCAATAACAGAATAACTGTACTGCCATATGATATTTAGTGAGACATtctgtacataatatattgcTTCATGAAGGGTGGTATATTCCAAAGATGTAAAATTCTTGCATCAAAAATAAGatgacattaaaaatatttttatggtcATTATGGAAATTACGTTTCtgtcataataataattgtaactCTGCATTACAAGAGGCAcacaatttttatacacacatgtatataatatgtagactaataatttaatttttttatttcaatcacTTCAATGATAAGAGTTagtaaacaaaaaaagaaattagaattatcaACACACACTACCttacttgaaattaattctcgTTATAGAACTAAAATAATGTAAGTATACCGCTACCATCATAAAAAAGTAACAGAGTTGAATTAAAAGAACCAAGACTCATCTTATTTTGAGCGTATGAATTTCTTGTTTTGGATACACCATACcttatgaaatatatgtatattatattgctTTATATTACGTAGATGATAAGTcataattcgtaatttattgtaaaatttctg
This is a stretch of genomic DNA from Bombus pyrosoma isolate SC7728 linkage group LG16, ASM1482585v1, whole genome shotgun sequence. It encodes these proteins:
- the LOC122576652 gene encoding calcium uptake protein 1 homolog, mitochondrial isoform X3, with product MITDEESNDEDKNEQFDEIQEDKRKKKKKKIGFRDRKIIEYENRLRAYSTPDKIFRYFATVKMSSLEGSEVYMTPDDFIRSITPGMKQPDGLGLDKYKRYDPKNIHTKLELALDEDSIFYKLGSAGLISFSDYIFLLTVLSTSRRHFEIAFRMFDFNGDGDVDSEEFGKVATLIRQQTSIGNRHRDHVTTGNMFKGVNSALTTYFFGQNMKGKLTIEKFLEFQQQLQTEILSLEFERRNPDENGRITEVDFTELLLAYAGYPDKKKAKIRKTVKKRFKDNPKGIDKDEYLKFFHFLNNINDVDTALTFYHIAGASIDPATLKHVAKTVAHIDLSDHVIQVVYIIFDENMDGQLSNKEFVAVMKNRVLRGLEKSKDTGFVKLIESMVKCLKISYNMHFDN
- the LOC122576652 gene encoding calcium uptake protein 1 homolog, mitochondrial isoform X2 yields the protein MFTNKVRFIIRQSTSCNYINKTYNLLIIGNINNSEKCSVRNNFTYFSRESEKIKKSYRLLYAIPCFVTSLIAWKSIRQKYLSTVNAAEMITDEESNDEDKNEQFDEIQEDKRKKKKKKIGFRDRKIIEYENRIRHYSTPDKVFRYFATLQVVNNDIHEIFMTPDDFLRSITPGIKQPDGLGLDKYKRYDPKNIHTKLELALDEDSIFYKLGSAGLISFSDYIFLLTVLSTSRRHFEIAFRMFDFNGDGDVDSEEFGKVATLIRQQTSIGNRHRDHVTTGNMFKGVNSALTTYFFGQNMKGKLTIEKFLEFQQQLQTEILSLEFERRNPDENGRITEVDFTELLLAYAGYPDKKKAKIRKTVKKRFKDNPKGIDKDEYLKFFHFLNNINDVDTALTFYHIAGASIDPATLKHVAKTVAHIDLSDHVIQVVYIIFDENMDGQLSNKEFVAVMKNRVLRGLEKSKDTGFVKLIESMVKCLKISYNMHFDN
- the LOC122576652 gene encoding calcium uptake protein 1 homolog, mitochondrial isoform X1, with the translated sequence MFTNKVRFIIRQSTSCNYINKTYNLLIIGNINNSEKCSVRNNFTYFSRESEKIKKSYRLLYAIPCFVTSLIAWKSIRQKYLSTVNAAEMITDEESNDEDKNEQFDEIQEDKRKKKKKKIGFRDRKIIEYENRLRAYSTPDKIFRYFATVKMSSLEGSEVYMTPDDFIRSITPGMKQPDGLGLDKYKRYDPKNIHTKLELALDEDSIFYKLGSAGLISFSDYIFLLTVLSTSRRHFEIAFRMFDFNGDGDVDSEEFGKVATLIRQQTSIGNRHRDHVTTGNMFKGVNSALTTYFFGQNMKGKLTIEKFLEFQQQLQTEILSLEFERRNPDENGRITEVDFTELLLAYAGYPDKKKAKIRKTVKKRFKDNPKGIDKDEYLKFFHFLNNINDVDTALTFYHIAGASIDPATLKHVAKTVAHIDLSDHVIQVVYIIFDENMDGQLSNKEFVAVMKNRVLRGLEKSKDTGFVKLIESMVKCLKISYNMHFDN